In Kryptolebias marmoratus isolate JLee-2015 linkage group LG22, ASM164957v2, whole genome shotgun sequence, a single window of DNA contains:
- the ntpcr gene encoding cancer-related nucleoside-triphosphatase: MFKHVFLTGPPGVGKTTLVQKACEALVSSGVTVEGFYTEEVREGGRRVGFDVVTLSGERGHLSRIRDGAGASHHGRREYTVGQYVVDLPSFENLALPLFRNLGSAGGSRKVFVIDEIGKMELFSQPFIQAVRQTLDGSCCTVLGTIPVPKGKPLGLVEEVRGRRDVKVFTVSKENRNSILQDILTTLQERLKAST; encoded by the exons atgtttaaacacgTTTTCCTGACAGGACCTCCAG GTGTGGGGAAAACCACTCTGGTCCAGAAAGCCTGTGAAGCTTTAGTGTCGTCGGGAGTCACAGTCGAAGGTTTTTACACAGAGGAGGTGAGAGAGGGAGGCAGGAGAGTTGGCTTTGATGTGGTCACCCTCAGCGGAGAGAGGGGCCACCTGTCCAGAATCAG AGATGGCGCTGGCGCGTCTCATCACGGCAGACGGGAGTACACAGTGGGACAGTATGTGGTTGATTTACCTTCATTTGAAAACCTGGCTCTCCCCCTCTTCAGAAAT CTGGGGTCAGCCGGCGGCAGCAGGAAGGTGTTCGTCATCGATGAGATTGGAAAAATGGAGCTCTTCAGCCAGCCGTTCATCCAGGCGGTGAGACAGACTCTGGATGGCTCTTGCTGCACGGTCTTGGGCACCATCCCCGTCCCCAAAGGGAAACCTTTGGGTCTGGTTGAAGAGGTGCGGGGCAGGAGGGACGTCAAGGTCTTCACT GTGTCTAAGGAGAACAGAAATTCTATTCTTCAAGACATTTTAACAACTCTACAAGAACGTTTGAAGGCTTCAACATAA